The Laspinema palackyanum D2c genome segment GAGCGCCGCACCCTGTGGATCGTTCGCGGGTTTATCATTCTGATGGTCGCAGCCGCAATCAGTAGCCGCCTTCAACTCAATTTGTTGAGTTTTGTTCTCAATAACTTAGTGATCGGTTCGGCCGTGGCAATGGCGGTAATTCTTCAGTCGGAATTCCGCCGATTTCTCGAACAACTGGGTAAAGGCGAAATCCGGCAACTGTTTCAACCCTACCGCCAGATTATTCCTAAACCCGATAGCGTCATTGATGAAATCGTCGATGCCGTCAAGGAACTCTCCCAAAACCGCACCGGCGCTTTGATGATTTTAGAAACCAGCGGTCCCATCGACGAACGGGATTTTTCCGTTCCGGGAGTAAAAATCAATGCCGAAGTTTCTAAAGAACTCTTGCAGACCATTTTTCAGACCAGTACCCTGTTGCATGATGGGGCGCTATTAATTCGCGCCTCGCGAATTATGGCCGCCGGGGTGATTCTCCCCTTGTCCGATCGCACCGCTTCGCGACAGTTAGGAACCCGCCATCGGGCCGCAATGGGGATTACAGAACGAGTCGAAAACTGCGTTTGCGTCGTGGTTTCCGAGGAAACCGGGTCGATCTCTTTGGCAGAAAAAGGCACCCTGAATCGACCGTTAACCAGTAGTAAACTCAAGGAACTACTACAAGCCCGATTTTCACAAACCGTCGAACGGGAACCCGTTGCTCCAGATTTGCGAAATTTAGGCCGTCAGTTACTATCAAAAGCAGTCGGACTCGTGCTACGCTTGCTCCGTCTTCCATCATCGGCTTCACGGGAGAAAAAATGATTACCAAGCCATCAGCTTTACAACAGTTGCCTGCTGACCTCGACGCAGAGAGACTCCCCAAGCACGTAGCAGTGATCATGGATGGAAATGGTCGATGGGCGAAGCTTCATGGAATGCCCCGGTTTATGGGGCATCGGCGGGGAGTCGATACCCTCAAGGACCTCCTGCGCTGCTGTCGCGATTGGGGAATTCAGGCCCTCACGGTTTATGCGTTTTCTAGTGAAAATTGGGGGCGTCCCTTAGAGGAAGTCAATTTTTTGATGACCCTGTTTGAGCGGGTCCTGCGCCAAGAACTCCAGGAGATGATGGAGGAAAATGTCCGGATTAACTTTGTGGGAAACTTAGACTCTTTGCCGAAATCCCTCCAAGAAGAAATCGGGCGATCGGTGGAAAATACTCGCAATAATAAGGGGATTCACTTTACGATCGCCACCAATTACGGGGGTCGTCAGGAAATCGTCCAAGCTTGTCGGGCGATCGCCGAACAGGTGCAGCAAGGTTTAATCCAACCCGAACAAATCGATGAGGCGTTATTTGAACGCCATCTCTACACCTCCGAAGTCGGGGACCCCGATTTATTGATCCGCACCAGTGGCGAAATGCGCCTCAGCAATTTTCTCCTCTGGCAAGTCGCCTATTCGGAACTCTATGTCACCGAAACCCTCTGGCCAGATTTTAACCGCGAAGAATTCCATTACGCCCTCCGTTCCTATCAAAAACGAGAACGACGTTTCGGCAAAGTCTAACCCTCCCCCATTCTCCGCCGTTAACCAACGACCCCAATCCCCTAGGGTCCACTAAAAATCGCTTCTTCAATATCTCGCCGACTGAGGGAATATTTGAAGGAGCGTTGAATATCTTGCACCCCACCTTCAGCATGGGTGTAACGGACACTGACGTGATCCACATCCAGGACGAGTTCTGCATTCCAACTCGGGCGTTCTACTCGCCAGCAGTGCAGTTCCGTTCGGTCTTGTTCGCATCCCTGGTCCTCTAACCATTGCTCGATCGCCGGAAGCGCATGGTTATAAAGCGGGGTATCCGATGAAGGTAAAGTCATGAAATTTAGCCTTGCTCAAATAAGTTTATAAGTAGGGTAAGGGCACATTTTCTCGCGTTAACCCGATCGCGATCGCCAGCAACAAACAACCGATCAACGTGATCCCCAGAATCAACAGCACAAACAACTCCCCACCGGACAAAGGACGCTCAGACGGCTCTCGACCCGTCCCTACAGACCGCCCATAAGCAGCGTCAGGGGTGCGTTTCCAGTGCGGGGGTAATGATACCCCATTTCCCCCCATTCCGTCCCGCTCTAGTCTCAATTTCACATCATAGAGATGTCGTTCTCGGTCATTACTCAGAGTCTTGTAGGCATCCTTAATCTGTTGAAACTTTTCCCGCGCTTCCTCCTGGGGAAGAGAGGAGGTATCGGGATGATAGCGCTTGCTCAGTTCCCGATAAGCGCGCCGAATTTCCGGCACCGTTGCCCCCTTGGAAAGGCCCAGCAAGGCATAATAATTCAGTGCCGACAAGGTACCCGGTGGCATCGGGGGTTTTCGGTTGTTGAAGTTTACTCGGTTTTGAGTCACAACACACACCACTGGCTTCAGTTTTAGCTAGTTTATCGCATCTGTTCAGAGTTCGGATTTTAAGAAAAGTCTGTGCGAATCCGGGCGATCGCCTCATTCAGGGAGTCGCTATCCACCCAATTGACAAATCCCCCATAAATAATATTCCCCTGGGTATCCGCGAGGAAAATATGGTCAATTCCTAACCAATTTTTCCAGGTGCGGAGCACCGTCCCATCCCGGAGGACAAATATCGGACGAGAATTTTTCAAGTCACCGTCTGAAGCATAGTTAATGCCCTTAACCTGATCTAAAAGGGCGATCGCCTCCTGAGTCACGGGTCCAATCGAGGTGGCAAAATTCGCTTGTTGGTTGCCTACTTGTCGAACTTCCCATTCCAGACGAGATTTCAACTCCTCAGAAATCGGTAACCACTCCAACTCCCCTAAAACCACCTGGGTGCGTTCGGTACGAGCCCGCACCCGATAGACATCGGTGAGTAATTGTTCAAGACTTTCCCGGGTCAGATATTCCGCAATTAACCCGGTGATCCCCAAAACGCCGATGCCGCCAAGGACTCCTGCTGGACCCCCCAACATGGCTAAGGCAGCAGCGATCGCCGCTGAACCTGTTAACCCAGTCGTTGCCATTGCGATCGCCAGAATGATTCCAGGCAGTCCCAAAGCGGCCACCTTTTTTACCACTTCATCCATTCGGTTCTATCCTTCCTGGGACAAGATATCGAGCCTACGATTTCTAGGGTAACCTTAAGCCGCCGCAATGAAATAGAACCCAATCCCCCAGCAATTGTAGGGTGGGCACTGCCCACATGAGTTGCGGTGGGCAGTGCCCACCCTACAATTGCCGTTGAAAAACGAAACAGAACCTTGGAATCCTTCCCCTTATCTGATACAATACGAAGTTTGCAATATTTACGAAGCTTGCTGGAAGGAGACGTCTGTTATGGCCCGGATGTACTACGACGAAGACGCAAATTTGGACCTATTAGCCGGAAAAACCATTGCAATTATTGGTTACGGCTCTCAAGGTCACGCCCACGCCCTCAACCTGAAAGATAGTGGCATGAACGTCATTGTCGGGCTGTATCCGGGCAGCAAATCAGCCACCAAAGCAAAAGACGCCGGATTGACCGTCCATAGCGTTGCTGACGCCGCGAAAGCTGCTGATTGGATTATGATTTTGTTGCCGGATGAGGTCCAAAAGTCGGTTTATAAACATGAAATTGAGCCGAATCTCAGCGCAGGCAATGTACTGTGTTTTGCTCACGGTTTTAACATTCACTTCGGACAAGTGGTCCCGCCGGATGATGTGGATGTGGTGATGGTGGCACCGAAAGGACCGGGACATTTGGTCCGTCGGACTTATGAACAGGGAGAAGGGGTTCCGGCATTATTTGCGGTGTATCAAGATGCTACGGGTCAAGCGCGCGATCGCGCAATGGCTTATGCCAAAGGCATTGGCGGCACCCGCGCCGGTATCCTAGAAACAACGTTCCGCGAAGAAACCGAAACGGACCTGTTTGGTGAACAAGCCGTGCTCTGTGGGGGCCTAAGTGCCTTAATTAAAGCCGGGTTTGAAACCTTGGTGGAAGCTGGATATCAGCCCGAATTGGCTTATTTTGAATGTCTGCATGAAGTCAAACTGATTGTTGACTTGATTGTAGAAGGTGGACTCGCCACCATGCGCGACAGTATCTCCAATACCGCCGAATATGGAGACTACACGCGCGGTCCTCGGATCGTCACCGATACCACCCGCGCCGAAATGCGGAAAATTCTCAAGGAAATTCAAACGGGACAATTTGCTCGGGAATTCGTGTTAGAGAATCAATCCGGTAAGGCTGGATTTACCGCCATGCGCCGACAAGAAGCCGAACATCCCATTGAGGAAGTCGGAAAAGATTTGCGGGCGATGTTTAGCTGGCTCAAGAAAAAATAAGCCGCTACCGCTACAGTCGTAGTAGAAAAACCAAAGACGCGCTCTAGGGCGCGTCTTTGGTGCAATGGAATGGGCAAAGGGTTGGGAATGCCTGGGATTCCATCACGGAGCCTTTTGTTCTTGCTGGAGTTGTTGTTCCGTTCGCTCAAACGCATCGGGTTTCTCTTTAGTGTTAGAAACCCACTTCGGGATGAGTCCGGTGCCAAATTTCGTGAGGCTGGTGCGAGTTTGGAGGCTCGTTGTCTGCATTTCTTTGGGCAGAAAGGTCAATTGATCTCCAAATCCGATATACAGAAACCCCAGGAGAATCGAGCCTGTAATTAAGGTCGTTTTAAGCATCTGTGTCTTTAGAGTGAAAGGACAGCACTGTTCTTTGAGGCTCACACAACAGGATTATACCACATTTTCTCTCGGTTTGAGAAAATTAGGGACCTATTTGGGAGGGCTGGAATTTTATTCCTTGAAGCGGGGGGTGGGAGGGGGAGATAGGGTTGCTCTAGGCGATCTGTGAGTTGCGATCGCCCGTGGGAGTAGGCTTTAAATCCAGGGGTTCTCTTCACTTGCCCCGGCAAACCCTTAACTAGAGCCGATCGCCGGTGAGCCGATGCCCAGTCCGGATTGTTCTCCCCCCCGGGGCGATCGCTAACCTTTTCTCTTATAAAACCCCTCGTTCCGAGGGAATAAAAACCCTGATATTCGCTTTAGCTGGGACAATCCTCAACTAAATTTTAAACTCCCGATCAGAACGGAGCTTAGACTCATTTTCCCTCAGCTTGTTCCCCAAAAACTTATCCAAAAATAACACTTTAATATTTTCATTTAATCAATTGGATTATTACCGATCCCTCTACACAATTACAAGGGTTTAAAATCCCTCCTAGGGGGGAGCCGAACTATATTTTAATCCAGTACAGTAGAAATTATAGCAAGGGTGAATCCTGAACCAATCAGGACTCCCATGCACCTAGAGTTTCTACAAATTCTCTAGGGTGCAAGGCCAGACTCGATGGGACATTGGGGTAAACTCCCGTCCCCTGTGCCAAGCCCTCTTATTTTAAAAGGCGATCGGCCCGAGGATGACCCGAACAAAAGCCATTTTGCGCCCTCGAATCCTTTAGATTCATTCGCAAAACAATCGCCTTTCCGTCTGACGGGATTTAACCCCGGTCAGACTCTCGAACCCTCATTATTAAACTATTTTTTTTTAGGAAGGGGTGTACAGCAATTGTGAAACCGTTGAACCAGCAACCATTCAGGGAAAAACTTTTTGATTGAAAGAGCGTTTTGACCTCGTGGATTGTCCAACCCAAAGCAGGGATGAACTCGAAAATAAACCCGGGTAGACCCTTTGTTTTCAACTCAGTTGGAAATTTTTAAAAGCCTAAACCAATAACCCGGTTATTTCCAGTCTCAAACTGCCAACGTTCCCTACCCCCATTTGTTGAATACTTTTGATAGAACCGATTATGAAATCTAACGAACGCAAATCCTCTCCTCAAACCCCTTCCGAGGTGAATAGCACACCTCAAGGGCATGGTCAAGTTAGCGTACCCCCGGCCAGTCCGAGTGCTGCCCGAGTCAACCGTGCAGAAAATGCCGGTTATAACGAAGGTTATGTGCAAGGTCGCGTCGTGGAAAACGTTCGAGAAAATCAACTGCGCGATCGCGATAATGACAATGCGGCCCGAGGCTTATTCTTAGGTATTATCCTGGCCTCCTTAGTGGCATTAGGGGCAGGGACTCTGTACTATCTGACCCAACGCGATGGCGCTTCTACTCCAGCGACTGCGCCCGCCCCTCAACAGACGGAAGCCGAACCCGCACCCACCCGCACGATTGAGCGAGAACGGACTCTAATTGAACGAGTGATTCCAGTCCCCCAAGAGACTTCCGGGGAGCAAGAACAACCCCCTGCTGAACCCGCGCCTGCTCAACCGGCCCCGAATATCAATATCACGGTCCCCAACTCTCAAACCCAAGAGGCTCCCGCAGAACAACCGGCACCTGAGCCTGCGGCCCCCTCGAATATCAACATCAACCTCCCGGAAACTAACTCAGACTCTACTCCGGCAGCACCTGCGGAGTCAGCCGAACCCGCCACGCCTCCGGTAGAAAGCCAGCAGGCCCCAGAACCGGAAGCTCCCGCAGAATTGACTCCAGAGCCTCAGTCAGCAGAACCGAGCAATGAGTCGGGTTCTACGATTCCTGTCAATTAATTTTTAAGCTCAACCTGTAGTTTAAACTCTCTCCAATTCACGAGGGAGTTTTTTTAGCGGCAAGAAACCGGGTTTCTTGCCCTGTTTTTGCTCCGGGTCCCGACATCCTAGGCGATGGGGGGGCGGTACTGAATCCAGGGGTGAGCGGCTTCCAGTTGAGCGGCTAAGGTAAAGAGGGGGGCTTCTCCTGCTGGACGGCCTACAAGCTGGACCCCTACGGGTAAACCGGAGGAAAATCCGGCGGGAATTGCGATCGCCGGTTGACCTGTGGCATTAAACAAGGGACAGGGAGCCACCCATTCAAAACTCTTGTGCAAAATCTCTTCGGGACTGAGATTCGCCCATTCCCCAACTCGAATGGTTGGACTCATAAACACCGGCAATACCAAGGCGTCATATTGCTCCAAGGAAGCGACAATCCGCCGACAAAACATCTGCATCTGGGCGACGGCTTGCAAGTATTGACCGCTTGTTATCTGCTGTCCGCGTTCTAAAAACCACTGGTTGATCGGTTGCAGAATCTCTCTAGGCATCCCGGAAAAGGACACTCCACTCACCCAAATGGCGGTCAGGGGTTGGAGTAAATCGGTTAAATCTAGGGAAATTTGTTCGATCGCGTGTCCCATTTCTTCCAGGCGTTGCACCGTGTCTAGGACCGCTTGCTGACATTCGGGGGCCGCTTCTCCAATCGGGTCAAGCTTGGTGGCAAAGCCGATTCGCAAGGGTTTGACGGTTTTGGTTGTGGCATGAGCCAGAAAAGACGGGTCAGGGTCGGGAAGCCAGTAAGGGTCTCCGGGAACATAGCCGGAAATCAGGTCCAGCATGGCAGCGGCATCGGCAACGGTGCGGGTGAGCGCGCCATGAGTTAGTAATCCATTGACGCAATCTCCTAGGGGCGCTAGGGAAACTCGACCTCTGGCGGGTTTGATGCCGACTAACCCACAGCAAGCAGCGGGACCCCGGAGGGAACCCCCACCATCGGATGCCTGGGCGATCGCACATAATCCCGCACTGAGGGCGGCGGAGGCTCCTCCACTGGACCCCCCTGGGGTATAGTCTAAATTCCAAGGATTGCGCGCCGGTGGAAATCCTGCCGGTTCGGTGAAGGGAAGACTGCCTAATTGGGATGTAGCGGTTTTCCCTAAGAGGACAAATCCCCCTTGTTTGATGCGGGTCACTACAGCGCGATCGTGACTGGGTAATTTGTCCCGCAGGGCTGCAACGCCATAGCTACAGGGGATATCTGCTACGGCGGTGAGGTCTTTGATGGAAATAGGGATGCCAAAGAATGGGGGCAGGGTATCCGGGTCGGTTGTGGCGAGTTGTTCCGTTTTGGCTTTGGCATCGGCTAAAGCTAATTCAGCGGTAACGGTAAAATAGCTGCCCAGCTTGGGATCTAAGGTTTCGATGCGGTCTAAATAAAGCTGGGTCAGTTCTAAAGGCGAGAGTTCTTTGTTCCGAATCAGCTGCGCTTGTTCCAAAGCCGGTGTAAATGCTAAATCCTGTTTATTCATGGTTGCTTCTCTTGCGATCGCCTTCTTCTTCTCTATCTTGTCATCGAGCACTCCTTCGCCGTGGGGTCGTTGATGCAACCTACCCAATTTAGCTTTGATTGTTGCCAAGCGTGCTCATGGTTTACCTTACAACCTGGATTGCGCTTGGTGTGCATTGAAGTAGACACTTTATCAATCGTCACTGTTGGCGATCGCCTCTTGAACGGAGGATGCCAATTTGGGTTTTTATCGGGGATCTTCAGGAACTCTACAAGGGTGGGTTAATTTATCAACATTTCCGGGAATTTAGAAGAAATCAGACCGGATTGTGATTTCGGGGAATTGTCGTTCAATAACGGCCAAAAAATGGCCCTATTTTCTATTGGGCAAACATCACGCTTCCCCAATAGAAAATAGGGCAAAAAAATGATCGCCGATAATTGGCGATCGCTCTGGATGATTTTTGAGGTGAATGAGCGTTGAATCTGACTAAAATGCAGCGCTTGCACTCCCTAAAACGATGTAATACCAAGCTAAAGCCAGTAAGTAGGTATCGCGGTCGGCACTGGGCGATCGGTAGAGGATCACCCGCACCGCTACGCCCCAACTGGCGAGGGCTTGGGCGATCGCCCAGGGCAGTAAATGGTTGTTAAAACCCGATGGCATCAACAGTCCCACATGAATGGCTAAAGGCAACAGCACAAAGCCGATACCCAGGATAAATCGGCTGCCTACATTGCCAAAGGTTACGGGAAATGTATTCACCCCCGTTGCCACATCTCCCTCCAGATCACTCAGGTCTTGAATGCCAACAACGGCGCTACAAAGAATCGCCACCAATAAGATCCAAGTCCCTTGAACCAGGTTAATTGAGGCGACTGCCTGCCATGCTGCTGCCATTTGAGCGATCGCTCCGAGTCCTAAAAAGAAGTGCTTTGTGGGCCATTCTAAACCCAAGCGCCCAAATGTGAGTAAAATGATACAGAGTTGCCAGAGCAGAGTCCATTCAAACACTCCCAACTGCCATCCCACCACGGAAAACCCTACCATGCTGGCAATCCAGCGCCGCTTGGCTCCCTGATAGGAAATCAGTCCCCGGCACAGGGGGCGATCGCGTTGGTTAATGCGATCGCCCACCACCCCCATCATTTGGGTTGCCACACAAAACGTATAAGTATATAACGAGAAATAGAGTGCTCCCCCGGCTAACACCGGCAGGAATTCTCCTGCTGGCAATTCTTGCGAATTCCAGGCAACACATAGAAAAATCAATCCGGGGACAACTCCGACCCATATCTCACTTTTGATGAATAACCAATTCACCAACAGTTCGCGCCTCACCATCTGCGCCCATCGGATGCCCCAGTTCCAGTTTCCTAGCAGTTTAGCTTGCACAATCGCTTTTCCCCCATACACCCTATTATTGAATTGAGCGAGATGCTATACTCTAAGATGCTGAAGCTCGGTTTGAACGAACTCAGCGATCGCCTTTCATTTAACGGATTATATCACTTTCCCATTGGTTTGGTTTCCCGGGAAAGCTTAAATTTTTTTGAAGACAGAAGTCATCCTACTATATCCTACTCGATAAAATTTTTCAAGGCCGTAGCTGTATTTACAATCTCGTAAATCTTGAGATGGGTTTGAAGAGAGTGAAAGATTAACCGCGAATGTGGTCACCGAAGTCTGGGGATACAGAATAAGGAAGACTACCGGGTTTTTGAACCATAATTTGAAACCAGAAGCAACTGTCGGAGGGCTAAAAACCCAATTTTCTATCCCGGGGATTTAATCCGGTACCAATGCTTTAGGGTCGAACCAGAAACC includes the following:
- the cdaA gene encoding diadenylate cyclase CdaA: MGYLWEQLSIDPNWTQSLVLHLVQIWTTWIKTPLDILLVLALTYMVLVIIGERRTLWIVRGFIILMVAAAISSRLQLNLLSFVLNNLVIGSAVAMAVILQSEFRRFLEQLGKGEIRQLFQPYRQIIPKPDSVIDEIVDAVKELSQNRTGALMILETSGPIDERDFSVPGVKINAEVSKELLQTIFQTSTLLHDGALLIRASRIMAAGVILPLSDRTASRQLGTRHRAAMGITERVENCVCVVVSEETGSISLAEKGTLNRPLTSSKLKELLQARFSQTVEREPVAPDLRNLGRQLLSKAVGLVLRLLRLPSSASREKK
- a CDS encoding isoprenyl transferase, with the protein product MITKPSALQQLPADLDAERLPKHVAVIMDGNGRWAKLHGMPRFMGHRRGVDTLKDLLRCCRDWGIQALTVYAFSSENWGRPLEEVNFLMTLFERVLRQELQEMMEENVRINFVGNLDSLPKSLQEEIGRSVENTRNNKGIHFTIATNYGGRQEIVQACRAIAEQVQQGLIQPEQIDEALFERHLYTSEVGDPDLLIRTSGEMRLSNFLLWQVAYSELYVTETLWPDFNREEFHYALRSYQKRERRFGKV
- a CDS encoding DUF3143 domain-containing protein yields the protein MTLPSSDTPLYNHALPAIEQWLEDQGCEQDRTELHCWRVERPSWNAELVLDVDHVSVRYTHAEGGVQDIQRSFKYSLSRRDIEEAIFSGP
- a CDS encoding J domain-containing protein, which produces MTQNRVNFNNRKPPMPPGTLSALNYYALLGLSKGATVPEIRRAYRELSKRYHPDTSSLPQEEAREKFQQIKDAYKTLSNDRERHLYDVKLRLERDGMGGNGVSLPPHWKRTPDAAYGRSVGTGREPSERPLSGGELFVLLILGITLIGCLLLAIAIGLTRENVPLPYL
- the ilvC gene encoding ketol-acid reductoisomerase, whose protein sequence is MARMYYDEDANLDLLAGKTIAIIGYGSQGHAHALNLKDSGMNVIVGLYPGSKSATKAKDAGLTVHSVADAAKAADWIMILLPDEVQKSVYKHEIEPNLSAGNVLCFAHGFNIHFGQVVPPDDVDVVMVAPKGPGHLVRRTYEQGEGVPALFAVYQDATGQARDRAMAYAKGIGGTRAGILETTFREETETDLFGEQAVLCGGLSALIKAGFETLVEAGYQPELAYFECLHEVKLIVDLIVEGGLATMRDSISNTAEYGDYTRGPRIVTDTTRAEMRKILKEIQTGQFAREFVLENQSGKAGFTAMRRQEAEHPIEEVGKDLRAMFSWLKKK
- a CDS encoding amidase, encoding MNKQDLAFTPALEQAQLIRNKELSPLELTQLYLDRIETLDPKLGSYFTVTAELALADAKAKTEQLATTDPDTLPPFFGIPISIKDLTAVADIPCSYGVAALRDKLPSHDRAVVTRIKQGGFVLLGKTATSQLGSLPFTEPAGFPPARNPWNLDYTPGGSSGGASAALSAGLCAIAQASDGGGSLRGPAACCGLVGIKPARGRVSLAPLGDCVNGLLTHGALTRTVADAAAMLDLISGYVPGDPYWLPDPDPSFLAHATTKTVKPLRIGFATKLDPIGEAAPECQQAVLDTVQRLEEMGHAIEQISLDLTDLLQPLTAIWVSGVSFSGMPREILQPINQWFLERGQQITSGQYLQAVAQMQMFCRRIVASLEQYDALVLPVFMSPTIRVGEWANLSPEEILHKSFEWVAPCPLFNATGQPAIAIPAGFSSGLPVGVQLVGRPAGEAPLFTLAAQLEAAHPWIQYRPPIA
- a CDS encoding UbiA family prenyltransferase; the protein is MQAKLLGNWNWGIRWAQMVRRELLVNWLFIKSEIWVGVVPGLIFLCVAWNSQELPAGEFLPVLAGGALYFSLYTYTFCVATQMMGVVGDRINQRDRPLCRGLISYQGAKRRWIASMVGFSVVGWQLGVFEWTLLWQLCIILLTFGRLGLEWPTKHFFLGLGAIAQMAAAWQAVASINLVQGTWILLVAILCSAVVGIQDLSDLEGDVATGVNTFPVTFGNVGSRFILGIGFVLLPLAIHVGLLMPSGFNNHLLPWAIAQALASWGVAVRVILYRSPSADRDTYLLALAWYYIVLGSASAAF